The Streptomyces sp. HUAS MG91 sequence CAGGGACACCACGATGCCGATGAGCAGCGGCTCCAGCTGCTGGGGGCCGGTGAACAGACCGTTCCAGGAGATGAACGCGTAGCCGGGCAGCGCGAGGCGTACGGCGACGGGCAGCGGCAGCATCTGGGCGAGCTGCATCGCCAGCGCCACGAGCGCGGGCAGCAGCAGGCCCATCGGCGACCTGCCGAGCGCGACGGACCCGAGCAGCCCGATCGCGGACAGGGCGAGGGTCGGGGCGAGCACGCAGACCCAGGCGAGCAGCACCTTGCCGGAGGCGTCCGACGCCGTCAGGACGTGCCCGTCGAGGCCGACCAGCGGATGGTTCCCGACGGTCAGGAGACCACCGGCCGTGCTCGACACGACGAGCCCCGCCACCAGGACGAGGATGACGGTGAGGCTGGCCAGCGCCTTGGCGACGAAGATCCGCCGCGGCGAGCGCACGGCCACGAGCAGATGCCGCCAGGTCCCGAGCCGGTCCTCCGCCGCGAACACGTCCCCGGCGACCATCGAGGTCACGAGCGGCAGCGCCCAGCTGCCCGCGAACCCGAGCATGACGAGCGGCCCCGCCCACCCCGTGGCGTGCATCCAGCGTCCGAACAGGGTGTCGACGGGCAGCGAGCTCTGCCGGCTCACCGCCGCGACGAACAGCGCGGGCGCCACCCAGCACACCAGCACGAGGAGCCGGATCCGCCACTGCGAGACGAGCTTGACGACCTCGAATCGGTAGCCGCGCCGCACCGGCACCCGCCGGGGCGCGGCAACGTTGTCCTGGGCCGGGGTCGCCGCCGTCACCGCTCATCTCCCTGCTGGGTCAGTGCCAGGAACGCGGCCTCCAACGGCGAGACGACGGGCGCCAGTTCGCGCAGTGCGACGCCCGCCTTCACCAGCCGCGTCACCAGGTCGTCGAGCGCGGGCACCAGCGCCCGTACGACGAGCACGGACGGGTCGTGGCCCCCGTCGGCGGTCCGCACGATGGTGATACCCACCGTGTCGGCCGTCACCCGGCGGGCCGCCTCGGGGTCGGAGGTGCGCAGGCGGTAGTCGAGTTCGCGGCTCTCATCGGCCAGTTCGCCCAGGGGGCCGGAGAAGACGACCCGTCCGGTCGCGAGGATGGTGACCTCGGAGCACAGCGCCTCCAGGTCGTCCATCCGGTGGCTGGACAGCACCACGGTGGTGCCGGCCGCGGCCAGCCGGGTCAGGACCCCGTGCACATGGCGGGCGCCGGCCGGGTCGAGCCCGTTGGCGGGTTCGTCGAGGACCAGCAGGCGGGGCTCGCTCAGCAGGGCCGCGGCGAGACCGAGACGCTGGCGCATGCCGAGGGAGAAACCCCGGGTGCGGTCGTCGGCGACGTCGGTCAGGCCGACCTGGTCGAGCGCGTCGGCGATCGCGGGCGTGCGGGCGTCACGGCCGTGCAGCGCGGCGAGCGCGGCGAGGTTCTGCCGCGCGGTCAGCGAGGGGTACAGCCCCGGACCGTCCACGAATCCGGCGACGCCGTCGGGCGCGCCGAGCCCCCGGCCGACGGGCCTCCCGAGGATCTCCAGGGTCCCGTCGTCCGCGACGGCGAGGCCGAGCAGCAGACCGAGGAGCGTCGTCTTGCCCGCCCCGTTCGGTCCGGCCAGACCGTGGATGCGTCCCGGCGGGATCTCCAGGTCGATGCCGTCCAGCGCGACGACCTCGCCGAAACTGCGGGTGATGCCGCGTGCCCGTACGGCGTGCGGTCCGTCCATGAGTCACCTTCCCTCGAAAGCCTCAAGGACCATAGGGACCGCATAAGTCGGCCGCAGGAACCGTGAGTTGAACGAGCCGGGAACGCAAGGCAATCGGAGTCCCAAGTACCGCGCGAGGGCGAGAACCGGACGCGCGACCACCTTCACGGCCGGCCCGGGCGTCCAGACGCTCCCGGTTGAGGGGCGCGGGACGAAGCCCGGCGGCCATCCGGAGCGACAACATCCGGAAGGTAAGGTCAGGCTAACCTAATGTCCGAAGGGGTGGGTGTAGGACCCGTCCTCCGGACACCACCCGCACGACCTCAGGAGACGGCTTGCCGTACGCCACCGAAACCCGCGCACCGGTCACCGGCCAGGTGGAACTGCGCGACCCGGCCCAGCTGCGCGAGATCCTCGGCGAGCCGCACCCCATCGTGATCGACAAGGTGCACGACCGGCTCGACGCGCAGGACCGCGAGCTGATCGCCCGCTCCCCGTTCTGCCTGCTCGCCACCTCCGACGCCCGCGGCGGCTGCGACGTCTCGCCGCGTGGCGACGGCCCCGGCTTCGCGCACATCGTCGACGACGGCACGCTCGCCCTGCCGGACCGCCCCGGCAACCGTCGGGGCGACAGCTTCCACAACATCCTGGAGAACCCGCACGCGGGCCTGCTCTTCCTCATACCCGGCGCCAAGGACGTCCTGCGGGTCAACGGCCGCGCCCGCATCCTCACCGACGCGCCCTTCTTCGACCTCATGGAGATCAAGGGCCAACGGCCGCGGCTGGCCCTGCTCCTGGACATCGACGAGATCTACCTGCACTGCCCCCAGTCGCTGCGCCGCTCCGGCATCTGGGAGCCGGGCATCTGGGACTAGGCCTTGTCCGCGCCTTGTGCAACGCCCTTTAAAGGTTGTTGCACAAGGCTGCGTTCTGGCAGGTCAGAGCCGGTGGAGACGGTTTTCTGGTCATGATGCGAGGGCGAGGTTGTGCATCTGGGCGACGGCCTGGACGGCGTGGTGGAGGCCGTCGCCGTGCTGCCGGCAGTCGCGGAGGATCTTGTAGTTCTTCATCCGGCCGATCACGTGCTCGACCCGGGCGCGGACCTTGCGGTGGGCGGCGTTGTCGTCCTCTTCGCCCGGCAGCAGCTCGCGTCGGGGGCGTTTGCGGTGCGGGGTGACCATGCCGCAGTTCAGGTAGGCGCCGTCGCCGAGGACCGTCACGCCCCGGCAGCGCGCGGCCAGGCCGGAGGCGCGCCAGGCGTGCGCGTCCGCGGTGGTGCCCGGCACCGGCCGGGCCGCTGCGATCACCAGGCGGGTATCGGCATCGACGATGACCTGCACGTTCGCCGAGAACCGGTAGTTGCGGCTGGAGGTGCCGACGTGGCGGTCCCGGACCGGGATCAGGGTGCCGTCCACGATCCACAGCCGGTCCGCCGCGTCGGCCGGACGGGCCACCGGCTCCAGCGCGAGCAGCGGGCCCAGCTTCTGGATGACCCGGCACACCGTCGAGGAGGAGACGCCGAACAGCGGGCCGAGCTGCCGCATGGTCAGGTTCGTGCGGTAGTACACGGCCACCACCAGGACCCGTTCGGCCAGCGGCAGGCTCCACGGCCGGCCCCGCAGGGTGCCGTTGCCGCCCCGGTCCCGGACCGTCTTCAGCAGCCGCCCGAACTTCTCCAACGACAGCCCCGTGAACGTCTCCACCCACACACGTTCAGCCCTCAACACCCCAGCCATACACCGGAGATGCCCAGATCACGGCCTTGTGCAACACCCTTTAAAGGGTGTTGCACAACCGCGATCACGCCTGAATTCGGCCACCACAGGCATGATCGACTGCCCGCTTGTGCACCGTCTTCCACCGGCCTGGCCGGGGCCCGCAGAGCGGATCTGGAGATCGTCCGCGCCTTGTGCAACACCCTTTAGGAGACGGGTCCCGCCATGACCCGGGCCATGCCCACCGAGCCGGACGCGGACGTCTCCGTGAAGCCGAACTTCTCGTAGAGGAACTTCGCGGGCCCGTCCGCGATCAGCGACACGTACGCGGACGAGGGCGCCCGGCGCTCCAGCTCCTCGGTAAGCGCCGCCATGATCCGCCGGCCCAGGCCCCGGCCCTGGTGGTCGGGGTGCACGCAGATGTCGACGATCTGGAACGCCGTGCCGCCGTCCCCGATGATCCGGCCCATCCCGATCGGCTCGCCGCGGTGCCGCAGCAGCACGCCGAACCAGGTGTTCGGCAACGCGAGCGCCGCTGCTCGCGGACTCCGGTCGGAGAGTCCCGCGTCCGTGCGCAGCCGTCGGAACACCTCGACCGAGGGCACACCCGGCTCGATCGTGTAAGGGTCAGTAATGTCGTTCATGCCTTACATGCTACAGGGTCGCGCACGGCCTGCGTCTAGGGTTGCCGCATGGCGACGATCACGGGGATCCCGGCGGGCTGGCCGGCCGACGAGACGGCGGCGCGGGCGGTGCAGGACGCGCTGCGCGACCGCGTCGTCCTGGACGAGACGGGCCCGCCGCCCGGCGCGGGCCCGGTCACGGGAATCGACGTCGCCTACGACGACGAGCGCGATGTCGTCGCCGCGGCCGCGGTCGTCCTGGACCCGGCCACGCTCGACGTCGTCGAGGAGGCCACGGCCGTCGGGCGGGTCGCCTTCCCCTACGTCCCCGGCCTGTTGGCGTTCCGGGAGATCCCCGCGGTCCTCGGCGCCCTGGAGGCGCTGCGCACCGACCCCGGCCTGGTGGTCTGCGACGGCTACGGCGTCGCCCACCCGCGCCGCTTCGGTCTCGCCAGCCATCTGGGCGTGCTCACCGGACTGCCCACCATGGGCGTGGCCAAGAACCCGTTCCTGTTCGCGGAGGGCGAGTTGGGGCCGGAGCGGGGGAGCACGGCGCCGCTCCTCGACGGCACCGAGGAGGTCGGCCGGGCCGTGCGCACCCGCGCGCGCGTCAAGCCCGTGTACGTCTCGGTGGGCCACCGGGTGTCACTGGACAACGCGTGCGCGCACGCGTTGTCCCTCACCCCGGCGTACCGGCAGCCGGAGACGACTCGCCGCGCGGACCGTCTGTGCCGGGACGCCCTGGCGGCCTTGTAGGGGGCGCGGGGAACCGCGCTGCCGGCCGCGACGGCCCGCGCCCCGGTTCCTCAGCGCTCGGCCGCCACCCGGAACGTGATCCCGGCCTTCCGCAACCGGCCGGTCAACGCGTCCCCCATCGCCACCGCCGTGGTGACCTGCCCGGCGCTCTCCGGCAGGTCGTCCAGTGCGAGCGACAGCGCGGACTCGGCCAGCATCTTCGCCGTCTCCCCGTAGCCCGGGTCGCCGCCGGACACCTCGGTGAACACCCGGCGCCCGCCGCCCTCGCCCACGAACCGCACCGAGAACCAGCTCTTGGCCCGGCGCTCGGCGTCGGGGCCGTCCCCGGGCCGCAGCCGCCCGCCGAGCCAGCGCCGCGCGGGCGCCACCTGGGCCGCCGCGAACAGGGCGCCCGCGGCGGCGACGCCACCGACCGCGACCGGCAGCGACTTCACCGCCGCGTAGTGCCGGTAGCGGAAGTCGGGGCCGTAGCGCTCCAGCGCCCGCGCGGAGCGCTGCACCACCTGCGGGTCGATCGTGGGCAGCGGCAGCGCCCACGCCCCGACCTCCTTGGCGTACCGAGGCGCGGACGTCGGCGCGTACGCGGTCCGGCCCACCAGGCGCGGCTGGTGGCGCCGCCGGTCGCGCTGGGCCGCGACCATCTGACGCCCGCGCGCGAACTGGTTCAGCGCGGACGCGAACGTACCGCCGGAGAACCGGGCGTTCGTCCGCACGAACCCGTCGACCCGCAGCGGCACCCCTTCCGGCA is a genomic window containing:
- a CDS encoding MSMEG_1061 family FMN-dependent PPOX-type flavoprotein, which produces MPYATETRAPVTGQVELRDPAQLREILGEPHPIVIDKVHDRLDAQDRELIARSPFCLLATSDARGGCDVSPRGDGPGFAHIVDDGTLALPDRPGNRRGDSFHNILENPHAGLLFLIPGAKDVLRVNGRARILTDAPFFDLMEIKGQRPRLALLLDIDEIYLHCPQSLRRSGIWEPGIWD
- a CDS encoding endonuclease V, with protein sequence MATITGIPAGWPADETAARAVQDALRDRVVLDETGPPPGAGPVTGIDVAYDDERDVVAAAAVVLDPATLDVVEEATAVGRVAFPYVPGLLAFREIPAVLGALEALRTDPGLVVCDGYGVAHPRRFGLASHLGVLTGLPTMGVAKNPFLFAEGELGPERGSTAPLLDGTEEVGRAVRTRARVKPVYVSVGHRVSLDNACAHALSLTPAYRQPETTRRADRLCRDALAAL
- a CDS encoding GNAT family N-acetyltransferase, whose protein sequence is MNDITDPYTIEPGVPSVEVFRRLRTDAGLSDRSPRAAALALPNTWFGVLLRHRGEPIGMGRIIGDGGTAFQIVDICVHPDHQGRGLGRRIMAALTEELERRAPSSAYVSLIADGPAKFLYEKFGFTETSASGSVGMARVMAGPVS
- a CDS encoding ABC transporter permease is translated as MTAATPAQDNVAAPRRVPVRRGYRFEVVKLVSQWRIRLLVLVCWVAPALFVAAVSRQSSLPVDTLFGRWMHATGWAGPLVMLGFAGSWALPLVTSMVAGDVFAAEDRLGTWRHLLVAVRSPRRIFVAKALASLTVILVLVAGLVVSSTAGGLLTVGNHPLVGLDGHVLTASDASGKVLLAWVCVLAPTLALSAIGLLGSVALGRSPMGLLLPALVALAMQLAQMLPLPVAVRLALPGYAFISWNGLFTGPQQLEPLLIGIVVSLVWALAATGLAYLLFVRRDFTNLTADGAGRRALTVGALPLLGLGVATVALITAATPASGSGITQDKVQRSVATAFAHLYVVQTAELNRPAVTEAQLRTTSACDKGSVRVDAEGPGNDWRCVVSWHLPGIAATGQAIYQLDVTADGRFVADGDGPKEVNGYFLLHTPTGDGPNPLWQFDANVQLLKASSK
- a CDS encoding saccharopine dehydrogenase NADP-binding domain-containing protein, translating into MNERGKPDRTDRAYDVVLFGATGFVGVLTAEYLAAHAPDGLRWAIAGRDTAKLERLRERLTGIDPECAVLPLERADVADPASLRELAARARVVISTVGPYLEYGEGIVAACADSGTDYVDLTGEPEFVDLMYVRHDARARETGARLVHACGFDSVPHDLGAYFTVRQLPEGVPLRVDGFVRTNARFSGGTFASALNQFARGRQMVAAQRDRRRHQPRLVGRTAYAPTSAPRYAKEVGAWALPLPTIDPQVVQRSARALERYGPDFRYRHYAAVKSLPVAVGGVAAAGALFAAAQVAPARRWLGGRLRPGDGPDAERRAKSWFSVRFVGEGGGRRVFTEVSGGDPGYGETAKMLAESALSLALDDLPESAGQVTTAVAMGDALTGRLRKAGITFRVAAER
- a CDS encoding transposase family protein — encoded protein: MAGVLRAERVWVETFTGLSLEKFGRLLKTVRDRGGNGTLRGRPWSLPLAERVLVVAVYYRTNLTMRQLGPLFGVSSSTVCRVIQKLGPLLALEPVARPADAADRLWIVDGTLIPVRDRHVGTSSRNYRFSANVQVIVDADTRLVIAAARPVPGTTADAHAWRASGLAARCRGVTVLGDGAYLNCGMVTPHRKRPRRELLPGEEDDNAAHRKVRARVEHVIGRMKNYKILRDCRQHGDGLHHAVQAVAQMHNLALAS
- a CDS encoding ABC transporter ATP-binding protein; protein product: MDGPHAVRARGITRSFGEVVALDGIDLEIPPGRIHGLAGPNGAGKTTLLGLLLGLAVADDGTLEILGRPVGRGLGAPDGVAGFVDGPGLYPSLTARQNLAALAALHGRDARTPAIADALDQVGLTDVADDRTRGFSLGMRQRLGLAAALLSEPRLLVLDEPANGLDPAGARHVHGVLTRLAAAGTTVVLSSHRMDDLEALCSEVTILATGRVVFSGPLGELADESRELDYRLRTSDPEAARRVTADTVGITIVRTADGGHDPSVLVVRALVPALDDLVTRLVKAGVALRELAPVVSPLEAAFLALTQQGDER